A part of Nesterenkonia lutea genomic DNA contains:
- the panB gene encoding 3-methyl-2-oxobutanoate hydroxymethyltransferase, whose translation MSEQISPKRVRTVHLQQFKDAGQKFSMLTAYDAQIASIFDEAGIELLLVGDSAANMMMGHSSTLPITVEEMLVFTKSVVNGASRALVVADLPFGSYEASPAQAVATAVRFMKEAGAQAVKIEGTAAMADHVRALVAAGIPVIAHIGFTPQSEHALGGYRVQGRGEAAQALSEDALALEAAGAFCVLMEMVPASLAAEVDGQLRVPTIGIGAGSGTTGQVLVWQDMLGLGTGRVPKFVKQYVNLREVVSRAAGQYRKDVSEGSFPAEEHSFER comes from the coding sequence ATGTCCGAGCAGATCAGCCCCAAGCGGGTACGCACCGTCCATCTTCAGCAGTTCAAGGATGCCGGCCAGAAGTTCTCCATGTTGACCGCCTACGACGCGCAGATCGCCTCGATCTTCGACGAGGCCGGGATCGAGCTGCTGCTGGTGGGAGACTCCGCCGCGAACATGATGATGGGGCACAGCTCCACGCTGCCGATCACCGTGGAGGAGATGCTCGTCTTCACCAAGTCTGTGGTCAACGGCGCCTCCCGCGCACTGGTCGTGGCCGACCTGCCCTTCGGCAGCTATGAGGCCTCCCCCGCACAGGCGGTGGCCACCGCGGTGCGGTTCATGAAGGAGGCCGGGGCCCAGGCGGTGAAGATCGAGGGCACAGCGGCGATGGCCGATCATGTCCGCGCCCTGGTCGCGGCCGGGATCCCGGTGATCGCGCACATCGGTTTCACCCCGCAGTCCGAGCACGCCCTCGGGGGCTACCGGGTGCAGGGACGCGGAGAGGCTGCTCAGGCGCTGAGCGAGGATGCACTGGCGCTGGAGGCTGCGGGCGCGTTCTGTGTGCTCATGGAGATGGTGCCGGCGAGTCTCGCCGCCGAGGTGGACGGGCAGCTGCGTGTGCCCACCATCGGGATCGGCGCAGGCAGCGGCACCACGGGTCAGGTGCTGGTCTGGCAGGACATGCTGGGCCTGGGCACCGGGCGGGTGCCGAAGTTCGTCAAGCAGTACGTGAACCTGCGCGAGGTGGTGTCCCGCGCCGCGGGCCAGTATCGCAAGGACGTCAGCGAGGGGAGCTTCCCCGCAGAGGAGCACAGCTTCGAACGCTGA
- a CDS encoding SPOR domain-containing protein, with amino-acid sequence MSTEYWFNVRTREVEEGAQSSWKHLLGPYSTREEAAEALKRVEANNEAWDEEDEEFQIWDDAKDAEPPS; translated from the coding sequence ATGAGTACCGAATACTGGTTCAACGTGCGCACCCGGGAAGTCGAGGAGGGCGCTCAGTCTTCCTGGAAACATCTGCTGGGTCCCTATTCCACCCGCGAGGAGGCCGCCGAGGCGCTCAAGCGCGTCGAGGCCAACAACGAGGCCTGGGATGAGGAGGACGAGGAGTTCCAGATCTGGGACGACGCCAAGGACGCTGAACCCCCGAGCTGA
- a CDS encoding MFS transporter: MHASSPSDTSPAAPPTPPATPRRRRSAPSLRRSRLASMAAFATNGALPASLLARYAEVKDTLGLSPALFGLMVVGFGLGGALALHLPGVIARRIGVARTASFTTAAIGAGLILAAGGVALGSPWVVLAGLLVAGAGDAVVDVAQNSQGLRVQAAYGRSLLNSMHAGWSIGAAIGGAVGTLAAVLGVPLLVHMSVWAVVCVLAMTLSSRAFMPEPVAAEDAEEVPARPSGWSTVKILLPLTLIGLAGMSVEDIGNNWSAVLLSTERGMDPAAAGIGLSVLLGAQFIGRMLGDRVIDRLGERASLILSLTAVIIGLLGAAWAPGVALSLVSLAIAGFGCAVTVPLAFARADRVPGLPAHSGVTWISWAMRAVVLMLSPAVGVMTQGSTLPVAISVIVTIAVVALVLQLRPRRPAEPLDG; the protein is encoded by the coding sequence ATGCACGCAAGCTCCCCCTCCGACACGTCGCCAGCAGCACCGCCGACGCCGCCAGCCACCCCTCGACGACGCCGCAGCGCACCTTCCCTGCGGCGGAGTCGGCTGGCCTCCATGGCCGCCTTCGCCACCAACGGTGCCCTGCCGGCCTCGCTGCTGGCCCGCTACGCCGAGGTCAAGGACACGCTGGGACTGAGTCCGGCGCTCTTCGGCCTGATGGTCGTGGGCTTCGGGCTCGGCGGCGCGCTGGCGCTGCACCTTCCGGGCGTCATCGCCCGCAGGATCGGTGTGGCGCGCACCGCGAGCTTCACCACCGCTGCGATCGGGGCGGGACTGATCCTGGCGGCCGGCGGGGTGGCGCTGGGCAGCCCGTGGGTGGTGCTCGCAGGGCTGCTGGTCGCCGGGGCCGGGGACGCCGTGGTCGATGTGGCGCAGAATTCTCAGGGTCTGCGCGTCCAGGCCGCCTATGGACGGTCGCTGTTGAACTCGATGCATGCCGGGTGGAGCATCGGCGCGGCGATCGGTGGTGCGGTGGGGACACTGGCCGCAGTGCTGGGAGTGCCCCTGCTGGTGCATATGAGTGTGTGGGCCGTGGTCTGTGTTCTCGCGATGACGCTGTCCTCCCGGGCGTTCATGCCTGAACCGGTGGCCGCAGAGGACGCCGAGGAGGTGCCCGCCAGGCCGTCGGGCTGGTCCACGGTGAAGATCCTGCTGCCGCTGACGCTGATCGGACTGGCCGGAATGTCCGTGGAGGACATCGGCAACAACTGGTCCGCCGTCCTGCTCTCCACCGAACGCGGCATGGACCCCGCCGCAGCCGGGATCGGGCTCAGCGTGCTGCTGGGCGCCCAGTTCATCGGGCGGATGCTCGGCGACCGGGTCATCGACCGGCTCGGTGAACGCGCCTCGCTGATCCTGAGCCTGACCGCGGTGATCATCGGACTGCTCGGAGCTGCCTGGGCACCCGGCGTCGCGCTGTCCCTGGTCAGTCTGGCGATCGCGGGCTTCGGCTGCGCGGTGACCGTGCCGCTGGCGTTCGCCCGGGCGGACCGGGTCCCGGGACTGCCCGCGCACAGCGGGGTGACCTGGATCAGCTGGGCCATGCGTGCTGTGGTGCTGATGCTCTCCCCTGCTGTCGGGGTGATGACCCAGGGGTCCACACTGCCCGTGGCGATCAGCGTGATCGTGACGATCGCGGTGGTGGCCCTGGTTCTGCAGCTGCGCCCGCGCCGACCAGCCGAGCCGCTCGACGGCTGA
- the map gene encoding type I methionyl aminopeptidase, which produces MATQQSTPLSSRAPVGTLTKGTVSAERPVPPHIERPDYVGLEAPPEYTGEDVYDAATVQRIRRASQLAADAMVATGNLIRPGITTEELDAYAHQYLTERGAYPSCLSYRGFPKAICTSVNEVICHGIPDTTVLAEGDIVNLDITAYIDGVHGDHNYTFLVGEVDEESRLLVERTQEAMMRAIRAVKPGRPINVIGRAIESYAKRFGYGVVREFIGHGVGKAFHTGLVIPHFDAAPDHARLMEPGMVFTIEPMLTLGTRHWDMWEDGWTAVTRDRKRTAQFEHTLVVTDDGAEILTVPSGA; this is translated from the coding sequence ATGGCTACCCAGCAGTCCACTCCCCTGTCCTCCCGTGCCCCGGTGGGCACTCTGACCAAGGGCACCGTCTCTGCCGAGCGGCCGGTCCCGCCGCATATCGAGCGGCCCGACTACGTGGGCCTGGAGGCGCCGCCGGAGTACACCGGCGAGGACGTCTACGACGCCGCCACCGTGCAGCGGATCCGCCGTGCCTCCCAGCTGGCGGCAGACGCCATGGTCGCCACCGGGAATCTCATCCGACCCGGGATCACCACCGAGGAGCTGGACGCCTACGCGCACCAGTACCTGACCGAGCGTGGGGCGTACCCTTCTTGCCTGTCCTATCGCGGGTTTCCGAAGGCGATCTGCACCTCGGTGAACGAGGTCATCTGTCACGGCATCCCGGACACCACGGTGCTCGCCGAAGGTGACATCGTGAACCTGGACATCACCGCGTACATCGACGGAGTGCACGGGGACCACAACTACACGTTCCTGGTGGGCGAGGTCGATGAGGAGTCTCGGCTGCTGGTGGAACGCACTCAGGAAGCCATGATGCGCGCGATCCGGGCGGTCAAGCCCGGGCGGCCCATCAACGTGATCGGCCGCGCCATCGAGTCCTATGCGAAGCGTTTCGGCTATGGTGTCGTACGCGAGTTCATCGGCCACGGCGTGGGGAAGGCGTTCCACACGGGCCTGGTGATCCCGCACTTCGATGCGGCACCGGACCACGCGCGCCTGATGGAACCGGGAATGGTGTTCACCATCGAACCGATGCTCACCCTGGGCACGCGCCACTGGGACATGTGGGAGGACGGCTGGACAGCCGTGACCCGCGACCGGAAGCGCACCGCGCAGTTCGAGCACACTCTGGTCGTCACCGATGACGGCGCCGAAATCCTCACGGTGCCTTCAGGCGCCTGA
- the ppgK gene encoding polyphosphate--glucose phosphotransferase, with product MSSSHEQPLAAQAIAPASQTVSDLPKRAIGIDVGGTGIKGGIVNLHKGTLTGDRFRIPTPKPATPEAVAEVIGQILDELLGREKAPAESELSVGVLFPAIVDKNIVLSAANIDESWINTDAAALLRHLPGEIHTLNDADGAGLAEARYGAGKGHDGTVMTITLGTGIGSALVHDGVLVPNSELGHLEFEGEVAEKKASAAARERADMPWDEYGRLLNRYLVHVERLQSPEMFIIGGGISKRSEDFLPYVTDLRAEVECAALQNNAGIVGAALYAAEQTRLNQSRGRS from the coding sequence ATGAGCTCTTCTCACGAGCAGCCGCTGGCTGCCCAGGCCATCGCCCCCGCCAGCCAGACCGTGTCTGACCTGCCCAAGCGGGCCATCGGCATCGATGTGGGCGGCACCGGGATCAAAGGCGGGATCGTCAACCTGCACAAGGGCACCCTCACCGGCGACCGGTTCCGCATCCCCACTCCGAAGCCTGCGACCCCGGAAGCAGTGGCCGAGGTCATCGGCCAGATCCTGGACGAGCTGCTGGGCCGGGAGAAGGCGCCTGCTGAGTCAGAGCTTTCCGTGGGCGTGCTCTTCCCCGCGATCGTGGACAAGAACATCGTGCTCTCGGCCGCGAACATCGACGAGTCCTGGATCAACACCGACGCGGCGGCTCTGCTGAGGCATCTGCCCGGTGAGATCCACACCCTGAACGACGCCGACGGCGCAGGTCTCGCCGAAGCGCGCTACGGCGCGGGCAAAGGTCACGACGGAACCGTCATGACCATCACCCTGGGCACCGGGATCGGTTCAGCCCTGGTGCACGACGGCGTGCTGGTCCCCAACAGCGAGCTGGGCCATCTGGAGTTCGAGGGTGAGGTCGCGGAGAAGAAGGCCTCTGCCGCGGCGCGGGAACGGGCAGATATGCCCTGGGACGAGTACGGCAGGCTGCTCAACCGCTACCTGGTGCACGTGGAGCGGCTGCAGTCCCCGGAGATGTTCATCATCGGCGGCGGGATCTCCAAGCGCAGCGAAGACTTCCTGCCCTACGTCACGGATCTGCGGGCAGAGGTCGAGTGTGCAGCATTGCAGAACAACGCTGGGATCGTCGGCGCGGCGCTCTATGCGGCCGAGCAGACCCGGCTGAACCAGTCCCGCGGACGGTCCTGA
- a CDS encoding DoxX family protein: MSSFARTTGRIILGSALTFAGISHLAWAREEFRAQVPESLPLDPDTTVLASGVAEIGLGTALLFSRKRRPLVGKTAGLFFAAVFPGNIAQYVHGRDGFGLDTDRKRLVRLFFQPALIGLAVWSTRRPS; the protein is encoded by the coding sequence ATGTCTTCCTTTGCACGCACCACCGGCCGAATCATCCTCGGATCAGCTCTGACCTTCGCCGGAATCTCCCACCTGGCCTGGGCCCGTGAGGAGTTCCGCGCGCAGGTCCCCGAGTCCCTTCCGCTGGACCCCGACACGACTGTCCTGGCCTCCGGCGTGGCCGAGATCGGGCTGGGCACCGCGCTTCTCTTCTCCCGCAAGCGCCGCCCGCTCGTGGGAAAGACTGCGGGACTCTTCTTCGCCGCGGTGTTCCCGGGGAACATCGCCCAGTACGTCCATGGGCGTGACGGGTTCGGTCTCGACACGGACCGCAAGCGCCTGGTGCGGCTCTTCTTCCAGCCGGCGCTGATCGGTCTCGCGGTGTGGTCCACGCGCCGCCCGTCCTGA
- a CDS encoding C40 family peptidase, which produces MTFAPRRDRRRQTKPSLAHAVASHAGAFGRGTAAAVAASGLVISSGVAASASTDVETPEVTTLDAAASGLGGERASNTSSVAVTASHEAELSFDRPVVESTPAPEPAPEPVPEPTPEPAPEPQPEPEPAPEPDPAPEPAPAPEPEPQPEPESETPTQQTQEAPQQTQQGDTDQQAQGNTQVASSEPAQEEAPASSGGNGSIVGAAYAGLGNPYSYGGSSTSGWDCSGFINWAYSQAGVSVPRSTYAMMSSMRQVSSPSPGDIVIQNGGSHAAIYVGNGQLIGANNPRVGTVQYSLNSPYWSNTMYLSAN; this is translated from the coding sequence ATGACTTTCGCACCACGCCGTGACCGGCGACGCCAGACCAAGCCTTCCCTCGCACATGCCGTGGCTTCTCACGCCGGGGCGTTCGGGCGGGGCACGGCGGCCGCCGTCGCCGCCTCCGGCCTGGTGATCTCCTCCGGAGTCGCCGCCAGCGCGAGCACCGACGTCGAGACCCCTGAGGTGACCACCCTGGACGCGGCGGCCTCGGGGCTCGGCGGGGAGCGCGCCAGCAACACCTCCTCCGTGGCGGTGACCGCCTCCCACGAGGCGGAGCTCTCCTTCGACCGCCCGGTCGTCGAGTCGACTCCGGCCCCAGAGCCCGCACCGGAGCCAGTGCCTGAGCCGACCCCCGAACCAGCCCCTGAGCCTCAGCCGGAACCAGAGCCAGCCCCCGAGCCTGATCCGGCGCCTGAGCCAGCGCCGGCCCCGGAACCAGAACCGCAGCCGGAGCCGGAATCAGAGACGCCCACGCAGCAGACGCAGGAAGCTCCACAGCAGACCCAGCAGGGTGACACCGACCAGCAGGCGCAGGGCAACACCCAGGTCGCCTCCTCCGAGCCGGCGCAGGAAGAGGCCCCGGCCTCCAGCGGCGGCAACGGCTCCATCGTTGGCGCCGCCTACGCAGGTCTGGGCAACCCCTACTCCTACGGCGGCTCCTCGACCAGCGGCTGGGACTGCTCCGGCTTCATCAACTGGGCCTACTCCCAGGCCGGCGTCTCCGTGCCGCGCAGCACCTACGCCATGATGAGCTCCATGCGCCAGGTCTCCTCACCCTCACCGGGCGACATCGTGATCCAGAACGGTGGCAGCCACGCAGCCATCTACGTGGGCAACGGCCAGCTCATCGGCGCGAACAACCCCCGCGTCGGCACCGTGCAGTACTCGCTGAACTCCCCGTACTGGTCCAACACCATGTACCTCAGCGCCAACTGA
- a CDS encoding GNAT family N-acetyltransferase, with protein MTIRLLSSSDRPLLREATLANMNWDGPSFTFDDIDAAQELSHYFTSFPSGSDFGLAHQDGDVVRAVAWLVFLPDEDPGYGFVDADTPELSITTFTDFRGHGIGSALLAELIHQARHRGLTDISLSVEDGNGARRIYERAGFNVVGRNGSSDTMLLSLR; from the coding sequence ATGACGATTCGACTGCTCTCCTCGTCGGACCGCCCGCTGCTCCGGGAAGCGACGCTCGCCAACATGAACTGGGACGGACCGAGCTTCACGTTCGATGACATCGATGCGGCCCAAGAGCTCTCGCACTACTTCACAAGCTTCCCCTCTGGCAGTGACTTCGGGCTCGCTCATCAGGACGGAGACGTCGTCAGAGCCGTGGCCTGGTTGGTGTTCCTTCCGGACGAGGACCCCGGATATGGATTCGTGGACGCAGACACGCCCGAGCTGAGCATCACGACCTTCACCGATTTTCGCGGCCACGGCATCGGCAGTGCTCTGCTAGCCGAGCTCATTCACCAGGCTCGCCACCGTGGCCTCACCGACATCAGTCTCAGTGTGGAGGACGGCAACGGCGCACGGCGCATCTACGAGCGCGCAGGCTTCAACGTCGTAGGACGCAATGGGAGCTCGGACACGATGCTCCTCTCGCTGAGATAA
- a CDS encoding DUF6131 family protein: MIILGVILLILGALLEVSILWTIGIILIVVGAILWILGSVGRAVGGRRHYW, translated from the coding sequence ATGATTATTCTTGGCGTCATCCTGCTTATTCTTGGAGCCCTCCTCGAGGTCTCCATCCTCTGGACGATCGGCATCATCCTGATTGTGGTTGGTGCCATCCTCTGGATCCTGGGCTCTGTCGGCCGCGCTGTCGGAGGGAGGCGTCACTACTGGTGA
- a CDS encoding TetR/AcrR family transcriptional regulator, with the protein MKLRRDERREQLLAVAWSILDAEGADSLTLGRLAERAGISKPVVYDHFPSRPALLVALYREFDVQQTQKLRRSLADAEFTLGAQAAAIAQSHVDCVVAHGRELSGVLGALEGSPDLEQLKRDAEAAYIELCRRALNPFAAMSTVPTASMIAIIGAAEALSQAAARRSLPSEEAVTGLTGIITAIVVQQGGN; encoded by the coding sequence GTGAAGTTGCGCAGAGATGAACGTCGGGAGCAGCTGCTGGCGGTCGCCTGGTCGATTCTTGACGCCGAAGGCGCCGACTCTCTGACCTTGGGCCGCCTGGCTGAGCGGGCCGGCATCTCCAAGCCCGTCGTGTATGACCATTTCCCGTCCCGACCTGCGCTGCTGGTGGCTCTATACCGTGAGTTCGATGTTCAGCAGACACAGAAGCTTCGACGGTCCCTAGCGGATGCGGAGTTCACTCTTGGCGCCCAGGCAGCGGCGATCGCTCAGTCCCACGTGGACTGCGTCGTGGCGCACGGACGTGAACTGTCTGGTGTCCTCGGCGCGCTCGAGGGGTCTCCCGACCTTGAACAGCTCAAACGCGATGCCGAGGCCGCCTACATCGAATTGTGCCGACGCGCACTGAACCCTTTTGCGGCAATGAGCACAGTCCCAACCGCATCCATGATCGCGATCATCGGCGCTGCGGAGGCTCTGTCCCAAGCCGCAGCACGCCGGTCCCTCCCGTCCGAAGAGGCCGTCACTGGACTTACCGGCATCATCACGGCGATCGTGGTCCAACAGGGCGGCAACTGA
- a CDS encoding NAD(P)H-dependent oxidoreductase, with protein sequence MSRALIVIAHPDQRSLTHFVAAELETAFASQGISSEVADLAAEDFDPRFTRDDRSSYQGLRAIPDDVTAEQERIDRADHLILVFPVYWWSMPALLKGWVDRVFVNGWAFELTEGGSVAPKLAGLTIHLVPLAGSDASAYDRHGYRASIKAQIEHGVIDFCGARRGSMRYLYDSETKPQAVITDEVSLLARDIAEGARESLSEATAAKL encoded by the coding sequence GTGTCCAGAGCACTGATCGTCATCGCCCATCCGGACCAGAGATCATTGACCCACTTTGTGGCGGCGGAACTGGAGACTGCCTTCGCTTCTCAGGGAATCTCCAGTGAGGTGGCGGATCTCGCAGCTGAAGACTTCGATCCGCGGTTCACCCGGGATGACCGCTCGTCCTATCAGGGGTTGAGGGCCATCCCAGATGATGTGACGGCCGAACAAGAGCGCATTGATCGGGCTGACCACCTCATCCTGGTCTTCCCGGTCTACTGGTGGTCGATGCCTGCGCTGCTCAAAGGCTGGGTCGATCGCGTGTTCGTCAACGGGTGGGCGTTCGAGCTGACCGAAGGAGGCTCGGTGGCACCGAAGTTGGCGGGGTTGACCATTCACCTTGTTCCCCTGGCGGGAAGCGACGCCAGCGCCTACGACCGGCACGGCTACCGAGCCTCCATCAAGGCACAGATTGAACACGGGGTCATAGATTTCTGCGGAGCCAGGCGTGGATCTATGAGGTACCTCTATGATTCCGAGACGAAGCCCCAGGCGGTCATCACAGATGAGGTGAGCCTGCTCGCTCGGGACATCGCTGAGGGAGCGAGAGAATCGCTGAGTGAGGCAACCGCAGCGAAGCTCTGA
- a CDS encoding response regulator transcription factor, with the protein MISVVLADDEALLRSALASLLPLKADIVVVAEAADGAAAVDVVMKHKPDVLVIDLEMPGVDGLSAVETIRRSRPEQVILMLTRHARPGVLRRALKLGVRGFVSKSAHPALIAEVIEALHAGKRWVDPDISALAVVDDSPLTDRELDVLRETLEGYSVGETAAHLYLAEGTVRNYLSNAMQKTQTRNRREAARYARSRDWL; encoded by the coding sequence TTGATCAGTGTCGTGCTTGCCGATGACGAGGCACTGCTGCGCTCCGCCCTGGCATCACTGCTGCCGCTGAAAGCCGACATCGTGGTCGTGGCAGAAGCTGCTGATGGGGCCGCTGCCGTTGACGTCGTCATGAAGCACAAGCCCGATGTCCTGGTCATCGATCTTGAGATGCCAGGGGTCGACGGCCTTTCCGCTGTGGAGACCATTCGCCGGAGCAGACCTGAGCAGGTGATCCTCATGCTGACCCGACACGCACGGCCCGGGGTTCTTCGCAGAGCGCTGAAGCTGGGGGTGCGGGGATTCGTGAGCAAATCAGCTCATCCGGCGCTGATCGCCGAGGTCATCGAGGCCCTCCACGCCGGCAAGCGCTGGGTCGATCCGGACATCTCCGCCCTGGCGGTGGTGGATGACTCTCCGCTCACGGATCGAGAGCTCGATGTGCTCCGCGAGACCTTGGAGGGATATTCGGTGGGTGAGACCGCTGCTCATCTCTACCTGGCGGAGGGCACGGTGCGTAACTACCTCTCCAATGCCATGCAGAAGACGCAGACCCGTAACCGGCGCGAAGCCGCACGCTACGCGCGCTCAAGAGATTGGTTGTGA
- a CDS encoding aldo/keto reductase, translating to MTYRTLGRSGAVVSAQALGTMTFGAEADEPTSHALLDAYVAAGGNFIDTADVYSAGASEEIIGRWLASHPTEARQVVLATKGRFPMGQGPNDLGTSRRHLRHALDASLRRLGVDHIDLYQLHAWDALSPLDETLRFLDDAVTAGKIGYHGFSNFTGWQLTKAVHVADRHGWSLPVTLQPQYNLLVRGIEHEIVPAAIDAGIGLLPWSPLGGGWLSGKYRRDEPPTGSTRLGENPKRGMEAWEKRNGDERTWRVIDAVAAVADEHGATPSQVSLAWLAAQPGVTSVILGARNLDQLQDNMAADSLALSTEQLDRLTSASEPEMEDYPYGAAGIQQRHRKLSGGR from the coding sequence ATGACTTACCGAACGCTGGGACGCAGCGGCGCAGTCGTCTCTGCCCAGGCACTTGGCACGATGACCTTTGGGGCGGAGGCGGACGAGCCGACCTCGCATGCTCTTCTGGATGCCTACGTCGCAGCGGGAGGCAATTTCATCGACACGGCCGACGTCTACAGTGCAGGCGCCAGTGAAGAGATCATCGGCCGGTGGCTGGCCTCTCACCCGACCGAGGCGCGCCAAGTTGTCCTCGCGACGAAGGGGCGCTTCCCGATGGGCCAGGGACCCAATGATCTCGGGACGTCGCGCCGGCACCTCCGTCACGCGCTCGATGCTTCCCTGCGCCGGCTTGGCGTGGACCACATCGATCTGTATCAGCTGCATGCCTGGGATGCCCTCAGCCCGCTGGACGAGACGCTGCGCTTTCTCGACGATGCCGTCACGGCCGGAAAGATCGGCTATCACGGATTCTCGAACTTCACCGGGTGGCAGCTCACCAAGGCCGTGCACGTGGCTGACCGGCACGGCTGGTCGCTGCCTGTGACCCTGCAGCCTCAGTACAATCTCCTCGTCCGCGGAATCGAGCACGAGATCGTCCCGGCAGCGATTGACGCTGGTATTGGGTTGTTGCCGTGGTCTCCGCTGGGCGGCGGGTGGCTGAGCGGGAAGTACCGCCGGGATGAACCACCGACGGGCTCGACGCGTCTCGGGGAGAATCCGAAGCGCGGCATGGAGGCCTGGGAGAAGCGCAATGGCGACGAACGCACCTGGCGGGTCATCGACGCGGTCGCGGCTGTGGCCGACGAGCACGGAGCCACCCCGTCCCAGGTGTCGCTGGCATGGTTGGCTGCCCAGCCCGGCGTCACGTCCGTCATCCTGGGCGCTCGCAATCTCGATCAGCTTCAGGACAACATGGCCGCGGATTCCCTCGCGCTGAGCACTGAACAGCTCGACCGGCTCACCTCCGCCAGCGAGCCGGAGATGGAGGACTACCCCTACGGTGCTGCAGGCATCCAGCAGCGCCACCGCAAACTCAGCGGCGGACGCTAG
- a CDS encoding DUF4956 domain-containing protein: MTSLMLIAVDLAAVVVLAYALYFRRHRRRDLVTAFVVVNIGVLAVTKVLASAEIGMGVGLGLFGVLSIIRLRSSEISQHEVAYYFASLAIGLIAGFDTLQPLLSVSLIALILAMIAIVDSPLLLSRSRQQSLRLDRAFTDESAMRAHVEQLLGGTVKVMEVTELDMVNDTTTVDVRWHRPDHSTRVYAPQAEDQGNYAQFQTAIRNQERQEARSSR; this comes from the coding sequence ATGACCAGTCTCATGCTCATCGCAGTTGACCTAGCCGCCGTCGTCGTCCTCGCCTATGCCCTGTACTTCCGCCGTCACCGGCGCCGCGACCTGGTCACGGCCTTCGTGGTGGTCAACATCGGCGTCCTCGCCGTCACCAAGGTGCTGGCCAGTGCAGAGATCGGAATGGGCGTAGGCCTCGGTCTCTTCGGGGTGCTCTCGATCATCCGGCTGCGCTCATCGGAGATCTCCCAGCACGAGGTCGCCTACTATTTCGCCTCGCTGGCCATCGGACTGATCGCCGGTTTCGACACCCTGCAGCCGCTGCTGAGCGTCAGTCTGATCGCGCTGATCCTCGCCATGATCGCGATCGTGGACTCCCCCCTGCTGCTCTCCCGCTCCCGGCAGCAGTCGCTGCGTCTGGACCGGGCCTTCACGGATGAGTCCGCGATGCGCGCCCATGTGGAGCAGCTGCTCGGCGGCACCGTGAAGGTCATGGAGGTGACCGAGCTGGACATGGTCAACGACACCACCACGGTGGATGTCCGCTGGCACCGCCCCGACCACAGCACCCGCGTCTACGCTCCGCAGGCCGAGGACCAGGGCAACTACGCCCAGTTCCAGACCGCCATCCGGAACCAGGAACGTCAGGAGGCGAGGTCCTCGCGATGA
- a CDS encoding polyphosphate polymerase domain-containing protein — protein MTLPWVDDLSPITLEHINTQAELQTRVDRKYLVPRKVPELLDTWLDPRTRILQIGTRRSFSYESAYFDTPDLVSYHRAAQGRRRRFKLRTRAYVDSGIAFLEAKTKGSRGTTVKDRIPHDLRAMSSLDPEARTYAGEVLASVGLPADLARSLSPTLGTSYDRTTLVLPHGSSGTVARLTIDTDLRWALHPRSAFNPGLDRPDLAIIETKSASRASAFDRLLWSHGIRPVSISKYSTGLAALRPDLPANKWSRVLSQTLRSAQLEGTR, from the coding sequence ATGACACTGCCCTGGGTCGACGACCTCTCCCCCATCACTCTGGAACACATCAACACGCAGGCCGAACTGCAGACCCGAGTGGACCGCAAGTATCTGGTCCCGCGGAAGGTGCCGGAACTCTTGGACACCTGGCTGGACCCACGCACCCGGATCCTGCAGATCGGCACCCGGCGCAGCTTCAGCTACGAGTCCGCGTACTTCGACACCCCCGACCTGGTCTCCTACCACCGGGCGGCCCAAGGCCGGCGCCGCCGCTTCAAGCTCCGCACCCGGGCCTACGTGGACTCCGGGATCGCGTTTCTCGAGGCCAAGACCAAAGGCTCCCGAGGCACCACCGTCAAGGACCGGATCCCCCACGATCTCCGCGCGATGAGCAGCCTCGATCCTGAGGCTCGCACCTATGCGGGAGAGGTCCTCGCCAGTGTGGGTCTGCCCGCAGACCTCGCCCGATCCCTGTCCCCCACTCTGGGCACCAGCTACGACCGCACCACCCTGGTGCTCCCCCACGGATCCTCAGGCACCGTCGCCCGGCTGACCATCGACACCGACCTGCGCTGGGCGCTGCACCCGCGCTCCGCGTTCAACCCCGGACTGGACCGTCCCGATCTGGCCATCATCGAGACCAAATCCGCCAGCAGAGCCAGCGCCTTCGACCGTCTGCTGTGGTCCCACGGGATCCGCCCGGTCTCCATCTCGAAATACTCCACCGGACTCGCCGCCCTGCGCCCGGACCTCCCCGCCAATAAATGGAGCCGCGTGCTCAGCCAGACGCTGCGCTCCGCACAACTCGAAGGAACCCGATGA